A stretch of the Vicia villosa cultivar HV-30 ecotype Madison, WI unplaced genomic scaffold, Vvil1.0 ctg.000217F_1_1_3, whole genome shotgun sequence genome encodes the following:
- the LOC131625448 gene encoding pentatricopeptide repeat-containing protein At1g06270-like codes for MITLYSHISPLHASAPTMHPSRRFVLRFFPILNQFRSFSSSPQELEHALTALVESKNYVKIPDFITNEFSQSQSQISNPFKFLSSFPHNLQIQMVDEMLQSFIPIRPRYKPKLAYSYLLSYILQTPQPFPLALAVLQRTLRSGCLPVPQTHVLLSSAWLNRRQCGSESSVAGILLEMQAIGYYPDCGTCGYIVSCLCAVDELAEAVNVVKGMSGAGCIPDLNCFGVVISAMCRVKRTVDGYDLMKEMVVKYGLTPDHGTVVKLLAALRRNKEIWRAVEVIEFLEKEGNDVGFESYEMVIEGCLERREYVLAGKVVMGMTERGFIPYIKVRQKIIDGLASVDEWKMACAVRQRFAKLKS; via the coding sequence ATGATCACTTTATATAGTCACATATCGCCACTCCATGCAAGCGCACCAACAATGCACCCTTCCCGTAGATTCGTTCTCCGTTTCTTCCCTATCCTAAACCAATTCCGTTCATTCTCTTCTTCACCGCAAGAACTTGAACATGCTCTTACTGCATTAGTAGAATCCAAAAACTATGTCAAAATCCCCGATTTCATTACCAATGAATTCTCACAATCCCAATCCCAAAtttcaaaccctttcaaattTTTATCTTCTTTTCCGCATAATTTACAAATTCAAATGGTTGATGAAATGTTGCAGTCTTTTATACCTATCAGACCACGCTATAAGCCCAAGCTAGCTTACTCTTATCTTCTGTCTTACATTCTCCAAACTCCTCAGCCATTCCCTCTTGCACTTGCTGTTTTACAACGGACTTTACGTTCTGGTTGCTTACCAGTTCCTCAGACTCATGTACTTCTCTCGTCTGCTTGGCTCAACCGGCGGCAATGTGGGTCGGAATCTTCTGTAGCTGGTATTTTACTTGAGATGCAAGCAATTGGGTATTATCCTGACTGTGGTACTTGTGGTTATATAGTTTCGTGTCTTTGTGCTGTTGATGAATTAGCGGAGGCGGTTAATGTTGTGAAGGGTATGAGTGGAGCAGGGTGTATTcctgatttgaattgttttggggTTGTGATTAGTGCAATGTGTAGAGTTAAAAGGACTGTTGATGGATATGATTTAATGAAGGAAATGGTGGTGAAGTATGGGTTGACGCCGGATCATGGAACGGTGGTGAAATTGTTGGCTGCTTTACGGAGGAACAAAGAGATATGGAGAGCGGTTGAGGTGATTGAGTTTCTGGAGAAGGAAGGGAATGATGTTGGGTTTGAGAGTTATGAGATGGTGATTGAAGGTTGTTTGGAGAGACGTGAGTATGTTTTGGCAGGGAAGGTTGTGATGGGGATGACTGAAAGAGGTTTTATACCATATATTAAGGTGAGGCAGAAGATAATTGATGGGTTGGCGAGTGTTGATGAGTGGAAGATGGCTTGTGCTGTGAGACAAAGATTTGCGAAACTTAAATCTTAG
- the LOC131625447 gene encoding ras-related protein Rab11B-like yields MGAADEEYDYLFKLVLIGDSGVGKSNLLSRFTRNEFNLESKSTIGVEFATRSVRILDKLVKAQIWDTAGQERYRAITSAYYRGAVGALLVYDSTRHVTFENVERWLKELRDHTDAYVVIMLVGNKTDLRHLCAVSTEEATAFAEKENIYFMETSALESVNVDSAFVEVLTQIYNVVSKRALEKENGSASVPKGETINIGKDDVSEVKKSTCCSSA; encoded by the exons ATGGGTGCCGCCGATGAAGAATACGATTACTTGTTCAAGTTGGTTTTGATCGGTGATTCTGGCGTTGGGAAGTCTAATCTGTTGTCGAGATTTACGAGGAATGAGTTTAATTTGGAGTCTAAATCTACTATTGGTGTTGAGTTTGCGACCAGAAGTGTTAGGATTCTTGATAAGCTTGTTAAGGCTCAGATTTGGGATACTGCTGGACAAGAAAG ATATCGTGCAATCACAAGTGCTTACTACCGTGGAGCCGTCGGTGCATTACTTGTGTACGACTCAACCAGGCACGTAACATTTGAAAACGTGGAGAGATGGTTGAAGGAGCTTCGAGATCACACAGACGCCTACGTAGTAATCATGCTTGTAGGAAACAAAACAGATCTCAGACACTTGTGTGCCGTGTCCACAGAAGAAGCCACCGCATTTGCTGAGAAAGAAAACATATATTTCATGGAAACTTCTGCACTCGAGTCCGTCAATGTAGACAGTGCTTTTGTGGAAGTGCTGACTCAGATATACAATGTTGTGAGTAAGAGGGCTCTCGAGAAAGAGAATGGCTCTGCATCAGTGCCTAAGGGAGAGACTATCAATATTGGTAAAGATGATGTATCAGAGGTTAAGAAGAGTACATGCTGCAGTTCAGCATAG
- the LOC131625437 gene encoding rac-like GTP-binding protein RAC2 yields MSTARFIKCVTVGDGAVGKTCMLISYTSNTFPTDYVPTVFDNFSANVVVDGSTVNLGLWDTAGQEDYNRLRPLSYRGADVFLLAFSLLSRASYENISKKWIPELRHYAPTVPIVLVGTKLDLREDRQYLIDHPGATPITTAQGEELKRAIGAAVYLECSSKTQQNVKAVFDAAIKVVLQPPKQKKKRKKNRSCVFL; encoded by the exons aTGAGTACAGCAAGATTCATCAAATGTGTTACTGTTGGAGATGGAGCTGTTGGAAAGACTTGTATGCTTATCTCTTACACAAGCAACACATTTCCTACg gaTTATGTTCCGACAGTTTTTGATAACTTCAGTgcaaatgttgtggttgatggtAGCACAGTTAATTTGGGATTATGGGACACCGCTG GACAAGAGGATTACAACAGGCTTAGGCCTTTGAGCTATAGAGGAGCAGATGTGTTTTTGTTGGCCTTTTCGCTACTCAGTCGAGCCAGCTATGAGAATATCTCGAAAAAG TGGATTCCTGAACTGAGACATTATGCTCCAACTGTGCCAATTGTGCTTGTGGGAACAAAACTTG ATTTGAGGGAAGATAGACAGTATTTGATTGATCATCCTGGAGCAACACCTATAACTACTGCCCAG GGAGAAGAGCTGAAGAGGGCAATTGGTGCAGCAGTGTACTTAGAATGCAGCTCAAAAACTCAACAG AATGTGAAAGCTGTGTTTGATGCTGCAATCAAGGTAGTTTTGCAGCCtccaaagcaaaagaaaaaaagaaagaagaacagaTCATGTGTTTTcctttaa
- the LOC131625449 gene encoding zingipain-1-like gives MKMIIILTIVILNLVVVCNLWITASASPAMHKMNSTNPEVMKKRYQTWLKRHRRHYRDKEEWEVCFDIYQSNVQFIEFHNSRNYSYKLTDNRFADLTNEEFRTRYLGFLPRLHAQEKNKYHKHGDLPRNLDWRKKGAVTHVKDQGRCGSCWAFSAVAAVEGINKIKTGNLVSLSEQQLIDCDTKSGNEGCEGGDMYIAFNYIKTHGGLATAKEYPYTGTNGKCNKTKAKNHVVTISGYENVPAHNEKMLKAAVAHQPVSVATDAGGYAFQFYSKGVFSGSCGKDLNHGMTIVGYGEKNGEKYWIVKNSWANDWGESGYVRMKRDIKDKDGTCGIAMDATYPVKH, from the exons ATGAAGATGATCATAATATTAACCATTGTTATCCTCAATCTTGTTGTCGTGTGCAACCTATGGATAACTGCAAGCGCAAGCCCTGCAATGCATAAAATGAATTCAACTAATCCAGAAGTTATGAAGAAGAGGTATCAAACTTGGCTGAAACGACACAGACGACATTACAGGGACAAAGAAGAATGGGAAGTTTGTTTTGACATTTACCAATCAAATGTTCAGTTTATAGAGTTCCACAACTCTAGAAACTATTCTTACAAGCTCACAGATAACAGGTTTGCAGATCTTACAAATGAAGAATTCAGAACTAGGTATCTAGGTTTTCTACCTCGGTTGCATGCACAGGAAAAAAACAAATATCATAAACATGGAGATCTTCCAAGAAACCTAGATTGGAGGAAGAAAGGTGCGGTTACACATGTCAAAGATCAAGGCCGTTGCG GAAGTTGTTGGGCATTCTCAGCAGTGGCAGCTGTGGAAGGCATCAACAAGATAAAAACAGGAAATTTAGTTTCATTATCAGAACAACAGTTGATAGATTGTGATACTAAAAGTGGGAATGAAGGTTGCGAAGGTGGCGACATGTACATAGCATTCAACTACATCAAAACGCATGGAGGGCTAGCCACTGCCAAAGAATATCCTTATACAGGAACAAATGGTAAATGTAACAAAACTAAAGCTAAAAACCATGTGGTAACTATAAGCGGCTATGAAAATGTACCTGCTCACAACGAGAAAATGCTAAAAGCTGCAGTTGCCCATCAGCCTGTTTCCGTTGCAACCGATGCCGGAGGCTATGCATTTCAATTTTATTCAAAAGGAGTATTCTCTGGAAGTTGTGGAAAGGACCTCAATCATGGTATGACTATAGTTGGGTATGGAGAAAAAAATGGTGAAAAGTATTGGATTGTCAAAAATTCATGGGCAAACGACTGGGGTGAATCGGGttatgttaggatgaagcgtgatattaaggataaagatggaactTGTGGCATTGCCATGGATGCTACCTACCCTGTCAAGCATTAA